The DNA window ACGAAATCGACGTCGGCAGGGACTTCGAGGTCGTTGGTGACGCATTTCACCAGCTCGACGGATTGTTTTCTCAAGAAACCGGCGAAAAGGATTTCGTCGAGTCCATCGGGCAGCGGCGCGGTGGCGGCAAAAGTGTAGGCCGGATCACCGCCGAGGCAGACGGCGACGGGCATGCGTTCGCCGCGCTCGTAGTAGCGTTTGCCGTGGCGCGCCGCGACTTTGTGTACCTGCCAGTGCATGCCAGTGGAACTCCCGTCGTAAACCTGCATCCGGTACATGCCGATGTTGCGTTCGCCCGAATCAGGGTCGCGCGTGTAAACCGTCGGGAGCGTGATGAAGCGTCCGCCGTCCTGCGGCCAGCAATGGAGAATCGGCAGGTCGGTGAGGGAAAACCCGGATTTACCCGTGAGATGGATCACTTCCTGACAGGCGGCGTCGGAGACTTTCTTCGGGCGGGCGTAAAGGAGGTCGAGGCCGTTTTTGAGCAAGTCCCAGCCTTCGCGGAGAGACTTCGGCGGCTTGGCCTTGAGCAAAAACTGCATCTGGTCGGCGATTTCCTGGACGTTGGAAACGCCCAGCGCGGCGGCCATGCGTTTCTCGCTGCCCATGAGATTGATCGCGACGGGGAACTCGGATTGGCGACCGTCGATGGTAGGATTTTCGACGAGAAGCGCCTTGCCACCGCCGGGCGATTTCATCTGGCGGTCGGCCAGCTCGGTCAATTCGAGTTCCGTCGCAATGGGCTGCGAAACGCGCAGAAGTTCGCCCGCCTGATCGAGCTGGGAAACGAAGCTGCCGAGCGAGGAAAATGCCATGGCCAGCTACGGCTTTTTGGCGCGGACGACGAGTTTGTTGTCCTTGATGTCTAGCGCGCTGAGGTTATTGCCAATGGAATCGCTCTCCGATATGGATGGAACTCCGAGGCTTTCGACGAAGTTTTTCGAGGTGATGTAACGCATTCCCCAACGCGGAAACTCCACGTCGCCGCTGCGCACACTGACGTTGTTCGGATGCGGCTTGCCTTTCTCCGTGATGAAATTCATGGAAACTTCGCCGTTGAAATAGCGATCCTGCATGAGTCGAATCTGACTCAGCGGAAAGCTCACTTGCGCCGAAATGTGATCGCCCTCGATGCTGGTGGAAACCTTGCCGCGCAGGGCGGACCACGGCTCGTATTTGGCGATCAGCGTGTTGATTTCATTCGCGGAAAGAACGATCTCCGCCTCCTGTCCGGCGTCGTAGGCCGTGTTAAACGCCTTCACTTTGTCCAGCGCAGTCTGCGTTTCGAGATCGGTCGGATTGTAAACCGGGATCGCTTTTCCGTCGGCCACGGTCATGCTCTTGATGCCGTTGAAAGTGCTCCAGGCACCCCAGAAAAGCGCGCCGCCGAGCAGCAGAAAAATGACGGCCGCCATCGCGCAACCGCCGCCGAGACAGCCGCAGCCCGTCTTTTTGTCGCGGTTCATGGGCGTGAGGACGGATGGAAGATTAGAGCGCATGTCGGTGATGAGAGCGGTTGTTCTAGCGGCTGAGTTCCAACATGCGCAAGATCGGTTTTTCGGCGCGCTGGCGGATAGCCTCGTCCATCAGGAGTTCCGGCGAGAGATTCAGCAGGGCGGAATGCAGCTTCTCCAGCGTGTTCATTTTCATGTAACGGCAGTCGGCGCAGGCGCAATTTTCCGTCGGCCCGGGGATGAAAGTTTTCCCCGGCACTTCGCGCTTCAGCCGGTGCAACATCCCGCTCTCGGTGACGATAATGAACGCGTCCGCCGGGTTTTCCTTGCAGAAGCCGATCATTTTCTCGGTCGAACAAATCTCGTCGGCGAGCATGCGCACGGCGGCGGAGCACTCGGGATGGGCCACCACGGGAGCCGCCGGATATTCTTCGCGAATCTTCCGAATGCTGCGCGCGGTAAACTCCATGTGCAGGTAACAATTCCCCTGCCAGAGATCCATCGGGCGACCGGTTTTTTCCATCACCCAGGCGCCGAGATTCTGGTCGGGCACGAAGAGAATGTTGCGGTCCTTCGGCGCGGCATTGACGATTTTCACGGCGTTTCCGCTCGTGCAAATGACGTCTGAGAGCGCCTTCACGCCCGCGCTGCAATTGATATAGGCGATGACGTAATAGTTTTTGTCGGCGTGCTTTTGCAGGTGCGCGGCGAGTTTTTCCGGCGGGCACGAGTCGGAAAGAGAGCAGCCGGCATCGAGGTCGGGCAGCAAAACGGTGCGCGACGGGTTCACGATTTTCGCCGTTTCCGCCATGAAATGCACGCCGCAGAAAACGATCACACTCGCCTCTGTTTCCTTCGCCTTGTAAGCCAGCCCGAGGGAATCGCCCACGTAATCGGCCACATCCTGGATGTCGCCGGTCTGGTAATTGTGCGCGAGAATGATCGCGTTGCGTTCGCGTTTCAGTTCGAGGATTTCCTCAGCTAGATCGACTCCTGTCATCATCGGGCGCGAAATATAGGGGTGTCCGCCGCGAAAGGCAACGGTTACAAGATTGCCGGGTGGCGTTTCCCATCGGAGTTGGATAGTGATCTCACTATGAATCGCTTCACCGTTCCGCCGCTTTGGACTGTCACCCGCCAGCTCGCCGATGTCGCCTCTGGACGAAAAAAGCCCGATCTCGTCATCGGCGGCGCACGGATTCTTTCCACCTACTCCGAGCGGATTCTGGAAAATCGCGAGATCTGGATTTCCGCCGGGCGCATCGCCGCAGTGAAGCCCGCAGGAAGCTGCCCGCGCTCGGACGGCGTCTCATTTTACGACGCGAAAGGCGGCATTCTCGCCCCCGGTTTGGTCGATCCGCACCTGCACATCGAGAGCAGTATGATGACCGCCTGCGCGTATGCCGAGGGGGCGTTGTTGAATGGCACGACCACCATTTTCTGCGACAGCCACGAGATCGCCAATGTCTCCGATGTCGCCGGCATCGAGTGGATGCTCGAGGACGCGCGCCAGGCTCCGATGTCGATTTATCTGACGGTCCCGAGCACGATTCCGGCGACGACATCCGAGTTTGAGACCGCTGGCGGCGATGTGACTCCCGATAAAATTGGCGCGCTTTTCGACAAATGGCCCGAAGCGCTCGCTCTCGGCGAAAAGATGGACTTTGTCCAAGTCAACGCAGGCGATCCGAGGACGCACGCGATCATCGCCGAGTCTTTGAAACGCGGGCGGCCCGTGTCGGGTCACATCTACGGGCGCGATTTCGTGGCGGCTTATGCAGCGAGCGGCGTCACCGACACCCACGAGGCGATCGACCGGGATATTGCCGATGATTTGCTGGAGGCCGGTGTCTGGATTTTCCTACGCGGCGGCAATCCAAAAACTCCGTGGCACAGTTTGCCCGAGGCGATCAAGACGGTCACGGAACTCGGTGCCTCAACCAAACGCATCTGCGTTTGCACCGATGACCGCGACGCCGACGACTTGTTCCAGTTCGGGCTCGATTGGGTAGTGCGCCAGGCGATTGTCGCCGGTATGCCGCCCGCGCGCGCCTGGAGTTTCGGTTCGCTGCACTCGGCGACTCGGTTTGCGATGGATGGAGAATTTGGCGCACTTGGGCATTCGCGCCGGGCCGACATCGTGCTCCTGAACGACGCCTGCGAGGTGCAAAATACCTGGTATGGCGGCGAATTATTGGTCGAGAACAAACGCGTCACGCCCCGGCTCGATGCGATTCTCTCCAACCCGTATCGCTACCCGCCCGAGGCTTACCGGACGGTGAATCTGCCGAAAACCATGCAACTCACTCCGGCGCTCCCGGAGAAAACGGTCACGGCCAATCTCATCCGAGCCGCGCTGCCAGGCATCATTCTTTTCCACGATCGGGCGACCATCGATCCGGCGGACGGCGACTGGAGCGCGC is part of the Chthoniobacterales bacterium genome and encodes:
- a CDS encoding menaquinone biosynthesis decarboxylase; its protein translation is MAFSSLGSFVSQLDQAGELLRVSQPIATELELTELADRQMKSPGGGKALLVENPTIDGRQSEFPVAINLMGSEKRMAAALGVSNVQEIADQMQFLLKAKPPKSLREGWDLLKNGLDLLYARPKKVSDAACQEVIHLTGKSGFSLTDLPILHCWPQDGGRFITLPTVYTRDPDSGERNIGMYRMQVYDGSSTGMHWQVHKVAARHGKRYYERGERMPVAVCLGGDPAYTFAATAPLPDGLDEILFAGFLRKQSVELVKCVTNDLEVPADVDFVLEGYVQPGEMRPEGPFGDHTGFYTPIDDYPVFHVTAITHRQKAIYPATIVGIPPMEDFYMGTASVKIFLPVFKMNFPEIVDMALPAEGVFHNLVVVSIRKQYPWQAYKIMHGLWGMGQMMFSKYIVVVDEDCDVHNTSEVLFRWLSNTDPQRDSTFVKSPCDSLDHAQTVANMGSHIGFDATRKIAGEGYTRTWPDLVKMDPAIVAKMAALSASL
- the nadA gene encoding quinolinate synthase NadA yields the protein MMTGVDLAEEILELKRERNAIILAHNYQTGDIQDVADYVGDSLGLAYKAKETEASVIVFCGVHFMAETAKIVNPSRTVLLPDLDAGCSLSDSCPPEKLAAHLQKHADKNYYVIAYINCSAGVKALSDVICTSGNAVKIVNAAPKDRNILFVPDQNLGAWVMEKTGRPMDLWQGNCYLHMEFTARSIRKIREEYPAAPVVAHPECSAAVRMLADEICSTEKMIGFCKENPADAFIIVTESGMLHRLKREVPGKTFIPGPTENCACADCRYMKMNTLEKLHSALLNLSPELLMDEAIRQRAEKPILRMLELSR
- a CDS encoding adenine deaminase C-terminal domain-containing protein; the protein is MNRFTVPPLWTVTRQLADVASGRKKPDLVIGGARILSTYSERILENREIWISAGRIAAVKPAGSCPRSDGVSFYDAKGGILAPGLVDPHLHIESSMMTACAYAEGALLNGTTTIFCDSHEIANVSDVAGIEWMLEDARQAPMSIYLTVPSTIPATTSEFETAGGDVTPDKIGALFDKWPEALALGEKMDFVQVNAGDPRTHAIIAESLKRGRPVSGHIYGRDFVAAYAASGVTDTHEAIDRDIADDLLEAGVWIFLRGGNPKTPWHSLPEAIKTVTELGASTKRICVCTDDRDADDLFQFGLDWVVRQAIVAGMPPARAWSFGSLHSATRFAMDGEFGALGHSRRADIVLLNDACEVQNTWYGGELLVENKRVTPRLDAILSNPYRYPPEAYRTVNLPKTMQLTPALPEKTVTANLIRAALPGIILFHDRATIDPADGDWSAQFAKHRLCFVSVIERYGKSGAVAHGLLQNFGLQAGAVASSVGHDAHNVIVAGTNESDMQLAVETLRKSNGGVVVIRDGKIQALVELPIAGLLSDKRATVVAEETTQLKKAWVESGCTLPYMGFNLIPLSVIPEIRITDKGLVLVPQLEIIPLFE